The following proteins come from a genomic window of Lolium rigidum isolate FL_2022 chromosome 5, APGP_CSIRO_Lrig_0.1, whole genome shotgun sequence:
- the LOC124656714 gene encoding oleosin 16 kDa-like — translation MAGEQGHHRGGAQGGGYAVGDDYMRAIRGDDYNYGGYGQSQGQGQNQAVAVTLGKGVAAAAAAGSMLFLSALALTGTVVALVIATPVMVIFSPVLVPAAIAVALLTTGFVSSGALGAAAMGVLAWMYRYLSRGSSSPPGSDKVDHAGAKLDSKAHEVKNWAQQRMDQARTQ, via the coding sequence ATGGCTGGCGAGCAAGGGCACCACCGGGGAGGAGCACAAGGAGGCGGCTACGCCGTCGGGGACGACTACATGCGAGCCATCCGCGGGGACGACTACAACTACGGCGGCTACGGCCAGAGCCAGGGCCAGGGCCAGAACCAGGCGGTGGCCGTCACCCTCGGGAAGGGGGTGgccgcggcagcggcggccgggTCGATGCTGTTCCTGTCGGCCCTGGCGCTGACGGGCACGGTGGTGGCGCTGGTCATCGCGACGCCGGTGATGGTGATCTTCAGCCCCGTGCTGGTGCCAGCGGCCATCGCCGTGGCGCTGCTGACCACCGGGTTCGTGTCGTCTGGGGCGCTCGGCGCGGCGGCCATGGGCGTGCTCGCGTGGATGTACAGGTACCTGTCGCGCGGGTCGTCCTCGCCGCCGGGATCCGACAAGGTGGACCACGCCGGCGCGAAGCTGGACTCCAAGGCGCACGAGGTGAAGAACTGGGCGCAGCAGCGCATGGACCAGGCACGGACCCAGTAG